The following are encoded together in the Osmia lignaria lignaria isolate PbOS001 chromosome 13, iyOsmLign1, whole genome shotgun sequence genome:
- the LOC117602559 gene encoding anillin-like isoform X2, whose amino-acid sequence MDPFTQRMLERARARREKLDTQLSNAGHDVKKRRSPLKDANALLAQASVTKSKSPTKSPGKISIESVSPIKSPRKSVIKNNINERNEDKNKENGKIGVHSVRSKLQRLGKLYSDDSSRELSSPIHRTEEKFTAEEEVIEQKPVKRGARLDRLAALASTINNWEDDLSHPTLTKPMETKADKIQAKLNEQVKSASEPQPSTSGYSQGNRNSRGVDSKKEEVSCTKQLKWDKSTLKSLESQGFNRTKSNSRLVYDYKACSQEKNPDLSSSSPQRYQRNQESPRREERYDKRAEDSPKNNSKNCNTPEKTRNGMPSTSGSRLAPRFGCNGSPKSPGQSSPGSVLSKASLFESKNTETKAKDPTQMTLSERMALFERNKGEPPLLPKAPLTMSIPPKKLQEKDKNSSSPGVGNNGDSFVGKGQSKADIPSSAVYARREKFEQGLNTQELENNILRNTYLERQRELDMLRSRFNRNKEMAKAAAGSCIRTSESSEGKSNSPKNSPVCPVKPTPAPDHGAPPPPPPLPQTRESEAIQTPNQNKNSPMKRQGSPPKTQQVKVISDIKRIRVAPPKPGHLYPNLSEIDNTTETETDTEYTVNSTEAETATLDEKTDTETGTEAEYYIPDNGTEVDSDEESGDLNTSLGRSILRVVNEHSFLNKKRSIEPDPDSTTSDISVLDEMDEYLDECLALQEANNMNMHTEEGPTPPKLNKGGKSPSTASTSFKYNEGASYRSPIKKVSPGTPKNGEPYIVDGDNCVPLLHTVSFYRRQQSQTPKTPVRIISRTQEVDTPPNVTQLDVKNEAVLVQEKVKRLLDEVCKQQTIIGQASQALNLCTSTVEFNDSREQVEGERLLLVATHRRQAALNEVQRLKVEGTLRPVTPGSPEVQESGSLTVSAITLPLKRDHYRNMGRDTCLHFVCLMRHLENVVATPVVVAEPGDSCLRFPSTLKLNDLYNDFKITIEVYSLQTQAEILPHEIKYHINNGSGCSSNNNHCNKKLVNKTPKKFLKQDSRLVMPTVQSPAGPSAVRSPAFQLSGYVIFSLREIHRQQFTLNKVPSQSPLEGRLQMHVSCELSVTVEHRGFLTMFEDVSGFGAWHRRWCLLKGSTLSYWKYPDDEQKKTPIGSLDLQSVSTTNVGLVSRDICARPHTFLLEATRAAEPEDTDSLIMIRNGPTTTIRHLLSADTKEDRLEWCSKLNKTLNLIHAWGGTTVLS is encoded by the exons ATGGACCCTTTCACTCAG AGAATGTTGGAGCGTGCTAGGGCAAGGAGAGAGAAATTAGATACTCAGTTGTCAAATGCTGGCCATGATGTTAAAAAAAGACGCAGTCCTTTAAAGGATGCAAATGCACTTTTGGCTCAGGCTTCAG TTACTAAATCTAAAAGTCCAACGAAATCTCCTGGTAAAATATCAATAGAAAGCGTGTCTCCAATAAAATCACCTAGAAAATCTGTGATTAAGAACaatattaatgaaagaaatgaagataaaaataaagagaatgGAAAGATTGGAGTCCACAGTGTAAGATCAAAGTTACAAAGGCTTGGCAAACTGTATTCTG atgacAGTAGTAGAGAACTCAGTTCACCTATTCATAGAACAGAGGAAAAGTTCACTGCGGAAGAAGAAGTTATTGAACAGAAACCAGTAAAAAGAGGAGCTAGGCTTGATAGATTAGCAGCTCTTGCTtcaactattaataattgggaagATGATCTTTCGCATCCGACTTTG ACCAAACCGATGGAAACTAAAGCAGATAAGATACAAGCTAAATTAAATGAACAGGTGAAGAGTGCATCAGAACCCCAGCCAAGTACAAGTGGTTACAGTCAAGGAAATAGGAACAGCAGGGGAGTTGATtctaaaaaagaagaagtaagTTGTACGAAACAACTTAAATGGGATAAGTCTACATTGAAATCATTA GAGTCTCAAGGCTTTAATCGTACAAAAAGCAATAGTCGCCTTGTATATGACTATAAGGCTTGTTCTCAGGAAAAAAATCCGGATTTGTCGAGTTCATCCCCGCAGCGTTATCAGCGTAATCAGGAATCTCCGCGTCGCGAAGAAAGATACGATAAAAGGGCAGAGGATTCTCCAAAGAATAACAGCAAAAATTGTAACACCCCAGAGAAAACGCGAAATGGAATGCCTAGCACAAGCGGCTCCAGACTGGCGCCTAGATTTGGATGTAATGGCTCTCCTAAGAGTCCAGGCCAGTCTAGCCCAGGTTCAGTGTTAAGCAAAGCTTCGTTGTTTGAATCTAAAAATACTGAAACAAAAGCGAAAGATCCGACGCAAATGACGCTTTCCGAGAGGATGGCACTTTTTGAGAGAAATAAAGGAGAACCACCGTTACTACCGAAAGCACCACTTACTATGTCTATACCTCCAAAAAAGTTACAAGAAAAAGACAAGAATAGTTCATCACCAGGAGTTGGAAACAATGGAG ATTCTTTTGTAGGAAAGGGGCAATCTAAAGCTGATATTCCTAGCAGTGCTGTGTATGCTCGTCGAGAAAAGTTTGAACAAGGTTTAAACACCCAAGAACTGGAGAATAATATTTTACGCAACACTTATTTGGAAAGGCAACGAGAATTGGATATGTTGCGTTCACGTTTCAATAGAAATAAGGAGATGGCAAAAGCAGCCGCCGGTTCCTGTATTAGGACAAGTGAAAGTAGCGAAGGAAAATCAAATTCGCCTAAAAATTCTCCAGTTTGTCCAGTAAAGCCAACACCAGCGCCT GATCATGGTGCCccacctccaccaccaccgCTTCCACAGACGCGTGAATCTGAAGCAATACAAACTCCAAATCAGAACAAAAATTCACCGATGAAAAGACAAG GCAGCCCTCCAAAAACACAGCAAGTGAAAGTAATCTCTGACATTAAACGTATCCGCGTTGCTCCGCCTAAACCTGGACATCTCTATCCTAATCTTTCTGAAATTGATAATACAACGGAAACGGAAACTGATACTGAATATACCGTCAATAGTACAGAAGCAGAAACTGCTACTTTAGATGAGAAAACTGACACTGAAACAGGGACAGAAGCCGAATACTATATACca GACAATGGAACTGAAGTTGATAGCGACGAAGAGAGCGGGGACTTGAATACCAGCCTTGGTAGAAGTATTTTACGAGTAGTAAATGAACATTCCTTTCTAAATAAGaag AGATCAATTGAACCAGATCCGGACAGTACCACATCCGATATTTCAGTACTGGATGAAATGGATGAATATTTAGACGAATGTCTTGCACTTCAAGAagcaaataacatgaatatgCATACAGAAGAGGGACCGACGCCACCGAAGTTAAACAAAGGTGGTAAAAGTCCGTCCACTGCATCGACAAGCTTTAAATATAACGAAGG AGCATCGTATCGTTCACCTATAAAGAAAGTTTCTCCAGGAACTCCGAAAAATGGTGAACCTTATATCGTAGATGGCGATAATTGTGTACCATTATTGCACACCGTCAGTTTTTACAGACGACAACAGTCTCAA ACGCCTAAAACACCAGTACGTATAATATCGAGAACGCAAGAGGTTGATACCCCTCCTAATGTAACACAGCTTGACGTTAAAAACGAAGCTGTTTTGGTacaagaaaaagtaaaaagatTACTAGATGAAGTATGCAAGCAGCAAACAATTATCGGCCAAGCTAGCCAAGCATTAAACTTGTGCACTTCTACTGTCGAGTTCAATGATTCAAGGGAGCAAGTTGAAGGGGAAAGACTGTTACTCGTTGCTA CTCATAGACGGCAAGCTGCATTAAACGAAGTACAGCGATTGAAAGTAGAAGGTACATTGAGACCTGTTACACCTGGCTCACCGGAAGTACAAGAAAGTGGTTCTTTGACAGTTTCTGCTATCACTTTACCTCTTAAGCGAGATCATTACCGTAACATGGGCAGAG ATACATGCCTTCATTTTGTTTGTTTAATGAGACATTTGGAAAACGTGGTTGCCACTCCTGTAGTTGTAGCAGAACCAGGCGATTCGTGTCTTCGATTTCCATCAACATTAAAACTGAATGATTTGTATAATgattttaaaattaccattgaAGTATACTCGCTTCAAACACAAGCGGAAATTTTGCCACACGAAATTAAATATCATATTAACAATGGCAGTGGATGCAGTAGTAATAACAATCATTGCAATAAAAAG CTAGTGAATAAAACTCCAAAGAAATTCTTAAAACAAGATAGCCGTTTAGTGATGCCAACTGTTCAAAGTCCAGCAGGACCATCTGCTGTCAGATCTCCCGCTTTTCAATTATCTGGTTACGTTATTTTTAGCCTGAGAGAAATACATCGTCAGCAATTTACATTAAACAAG GTACCATCGCAATCTCCTTTAGAAGGACGATTACAAATGCATGTTTCCTGTGAACTTTCAGTAACAGTTGAGCATAGAGGATTTCTTACAATGTTCGAGGATGTCTCTGGTTTTGGTGCTTGGCACCGTAGATGGTGTTTATTGAAAGGTTCCACGTTATCATATTGGAAGTATCCTGATGATGAACAAAAGAAGACTCCTATTGGAAGCTTAGATTTACAGA GTGTTTCCACAACTAATGTAGGATTAGTTTCTCGAGATATTTGCGCTCGTCCTCATACCTTTTTATTGGAAGCAACAAGAGCCGC